A region of the Mytilus galloprovincialis chromosome 1, xbMytGall1.hap1.1, whole genome shotgun sequence genome:
gtggtaataagcattgtgcataagttttaagacatttggttgaggcaaactaaagttagagaaaggaaaccAATTTTTGGACGTACAGATTGCGATTGACAAGGGTAAAACCTAgcaaattataaaattgaaaacaaagtcGTAAGTTTGAATCAGAattattcttgatatttttttgtatcatttcaatgtaaatttattatttacactACCatgactacatgtacatgtacagtatataaaattaaacatatatataagaaaaaaatgtatacataagTCAGTGttagtgttatttttttatcaaatgaaatgtaCTGACACataacaacaattttaaaaaggtGTGAAGGAGCCTGTActaataaacatacatgtaataacaagatgaatattaattaaataatttcaaGAAAACATAACTTTTACACTATATTGAATTTTCACTGTAACAGTGTAATACTTTCTTGAATTATTATTTGTCATTTTCGTCCATCAGAAAGAATACAAAAGTCAAGAATTcagtaaaatatatatcattgtatatacatgtaacaccAAGTTAAGCTGTATTTTACATTTGATTATGATTTCTTTAACTTTGAATATGTACCAAATGTACATATCTCAAATTACTAAAATAACAGCTATCGTTCCTATCAATAAGTGTTAATCATTTGCCTCCATCTATAATATCCCGAAGTTGGTCACTTATCCATTCTACGCCTTCCATAAGACCTTCCCCTGTTAAAGCATTACTTGCACATATATGccatggtttgtttttcatgttttctaTTTGTTCTAACTGAAGCAAACTAGAAACTTTAACACTTGAAATTGCTTCACGTACATCCATCTTATTGGCAAAGAAAAGAACCGGAATTCTTCTATTAGTAATTTTTGGATGATTTAGAAGTTGATCCAATTCTTCTTTTGCAACAACCATTCTAAGCTTGTCGCTACTGTCTATCACAAATATAATGCCTTGACATTCTGTGTAGTAATGCTCCCATAGATTTCTGTATCTGCCTTGGCCTGACATATCGAATGCTGTAATTGACAAGGCGCTACTTGTAAATTTTTCAACTGTGAAACCGATTGTTGGCACAATGTCGTGAGATTTTGTTTCCTTCGGTTTAAGATGATTAATGATTGTTGTTTTACCACTGTTATCAAGTCCAACGACAATAACATTTGCATCTTTCTTTTTCAAACCAAGCCATTTTGCGAGTTTGTCAAAAAATCCCATCTTTAAGTTTATAGTACTAATACAATTTAATTACTGTTATGAGTAGAGTCCGTGTGTACGAGTTTCAACCAGTTCTTTGcaagattttgatttttgtcagtgttatttttccattttaaagCGAATCAGCTCATATCTGAAGGTTCTTGCTTCTTTGACAATTAATTAGTTCATATAAATGGATACAAATACTTGATCAAGGTGTGAAATTCAGGTAAAACTGCAAAAACGTGTAGCCGCTTCCTGTTACCACTGTAAACAACTATTTCCCGTCAAGCAACGGTGATTTTTCTAAATCTTTCGAACGTTTGAAAGAACGTTTTCTCACATCTATTTATCCATGAAGCTTAAAAATAATAAGTGACCCTGATAAGAACCGGAAGCAAtatttttcactatttttatgatttaaattttagCATTTTCATCTGCATTTAATGGAAAAGAATGGAATAGGCCTAATAGGCGATTTCAATGCTATGCAACCATTTTGAACGCAGTTATGAAACAATGCGTATATTATTTTACAACTGACCTGTAAGGTATAAtactatattttgaaaaatataatgacCTGGGAACAATATATCATATGTCCCTGGCATGACCAATAATTTACAAAggctttattattttttgtaaatcacACATCACAATATTCTTCTGCTGTGTTAGATTATCATATGTTGCAAGCAGGTATCTCTGTTGAAGTCCGTGTTTTCCCTCGCCTTACTCAAAATTTTGGAAAAGTCTTGTCACTGCACTCCAGTTCTAATATTCTTTAATTTCTCGTTGTTCAATGTTATCCTTTGGTTATGTCACCACAAATCAACTATCGTATCATAGAAAGAAAACAACTATACTATTTAATTTGGGTCTcattgggtctaagcgtgacgcggaattgccgattttttgtaagtgtgacacgtgaaagtcaaattattgtgtcttaaaaacgggaaatgaggtctagcgggacccgggaaatgacaaaaaatgagaattgcttacatacatagtgtaagcgggatacgggaatctgacgaaacagtaagcgggatccgggatcggaaccccccaatgagacgcCCTTTAATTTttacttcatatatatattcTGAATTGCTAAGactacatgcatgtacatgtacttcgGCACTGACAGTATTAGGTCTGTTCaagcccaatacactttcgcaccccaCACCTTCGCACCTCACATGTTCGCCCCCGGagtccgttcgcaccctacacgttcacACCcaatttttttcgaatttttagatacagttaactctcgttgtctcgaactcggttgactcgaaatttcggatgagtcgaagttttcacgtggtcccgaactttattccatacaaaagtatgtaattcgactcctgaagAGTcaaaattggatgagtcgaaatttcggttgagtcaaACTAAATTTACGGTACCAAGGTTAACAAAagaattcaaaattcattttttatctcgattTCAATACACATACTggtatgtcaaaacatgacctccgggatttttaaaaatggattgaagagttaatcagACAATAcacatgtaattaaatttccggtcactgaacactgtattgatttatgacatgctatttccatgagtgtttacctaagattatcttttatagaatttttataaataattagtgatacattgttaatgttcatgaaaaagtatttaaaatgtttacaaaacaattaatttgtgattgacactaatgagcttgggtttgtataaagtgaggattatggcttccatTGATGATCACATTAGAACTACTCAAACGTCGTCTTTAtaaatcttgttatattttctttcgaaaagaaagagtgagataaaacaaaatgaatagaaatcaaaattttcttaaatctcttgtatccgagaataaacaattttgtcatctATAACCAGataaccgacctgaataacgaaactatcaattggaaattactctcttggaaaagccataggatttttttttaattgaataagtaa
Encoded here:
- the LOC143048218 gene encoding ADP-ribosylation factor-like protein 6, giving the protein MGFFDKLAKWLGLKKKDANVIVVGLDNSGKTTIINHLKPKETKSHDIVPTIGFTVEKFTSSALSITAFDMSGQGRYRNLWEHYYTECQGIIFVIDSSDKLRMVVAKEELDQLLNHPKITNRRIPVLFFANKMDVREAISSVKVSSLLQLEQIENMKNKPWHICASNALTGEGLMEGVEWISDQLRDIIDGGK